A window of Merismopedia glauca CCAP 1448/3 contains these coding sequences:
- the galE gene encoding UDP-glucose 4-epimerase GalE produces the protein MSPTKPQILVTGGAGYIGSHAVLALKQAGYEVVILDNLVYGHQDLVDRVLQVEMVVGDTSDRPLLDRLFATHNIAAVMHFAAFAYVGESVQYPDKYYRNNVLGTLTLLEAMLAAKINKFVFSSTCATYGVPKTVPIPEEHPQDPINPYGASKLMVERILSDFNIAYDFKSVYFRYFNAAGADPSGLLGEDHNPETHLIPLVLMAALGKRESISVFGTDYPTPDGTCIRDYIHVNDLAQAHVLGIDYLLAGGETGVFNLGNGNGFSVKEVIETARQVTGKEIMVVESDRRPGDPPVLVGSSEKAHQILGWKPQYPGLEDILTHAWQWHQQRHG, from the coding sequence ATGTCTCCAACCAAGCCACAAATTCTCGTTACTGGAGGAGCCGGATATATCGGTTCCCACGCAGTTTTAGCCCTGAAACAAGCTGGATATGAAGTAGTTATCCTCGATAATCTAGTTTATGGGCATCAAGATTTGGTCGATCGCGTGTTACAAGTAGAGATGGTGGTAGGAGATACGAGCGATCGCCCTTTACTAGATCGACTCTTCGCTACTCACAATATCGCAGCCGTGATGCATTTTGCCGCTTTTGCTTACGTTGGCGAATCGGTGCAATACCCCGACAAATATTACCGCAACAACGTCTTGGGAACTCTGACGCTGCTAGAAGCGATGTTGGCTGCCAAAATTAACAAATTTGTCTTTTCTTCTACCTGTGCTACCTACGGTGTCCCTAAAACCGTCCCCATCCCCGAAGAGCATCCCCAAGATCCGATTAATCCCTATGGGGCGAGTAAATTAATGGTAGAGCGGATTTTATCGGATTTTAACATAGCTTATGACTTTAAATCAGTCTATTTCCGCTATTTCAACGCGGCTGGAGCAGATCCCAGTGGATTGCTAGGAGAAGATCACAATCCTGAGACGCACCTAATTCCCTTAGTTTTAATGGCAGCTTTAGGAAAAAGGGAATCTATATCTGTATTTGGGACAGATTATCCCACTCCAGACGGTACGTGCATTCGGGATTACATCCACGTCAACGATCTAGCTCAAGCGCACGTTTTGGGCATAGATTACCTTCTAGCTGGTGGCGAAACAGGAGTCTTTAACTTGGGGAATGGAAACGGTTTTTCAGTCAAAGAAGTCATTGAAACCGCCCGTCAAGTGACAGGCAAAGAGATAATGGTAGTAGAGAGCGATCGCCGCCCTGGAGATCCACCCGTTTTGGTTGGCAGCAGCGAAAAAGCTCACCAAATACTCGGATGGAAGCCACAATATCCTGGTTTAGAAGATATTTTGACTCATGCTTGGCAATGGCATCAACAAAGGCATGGGTAA
- the nblB gene encoding phycobilisome degradation protein NblB, protein MSVTPESVKELLSAADFGDRMRGINQLPQLESATAFELLQLVVKDRHPRIRYAAISKMDSFGGENLDASLELLRDRLLNDPEPDVQAVAADALAALKLTSAFPDLAQVYHQSPEWLVQFSIIAALGEMGDPRGFDLLSEAISSDNELIKTAALASLGELGDPRGVALLIPLASDPDWQIRFRVAQSLSRLGGEEGRATLNTLAQDSVEQVAQAAQELL, encoded by the coding sequence ATGAGTGTCACTCCTGAATCAGTCAAAGAATTACTCTCCGCAGCAGACTTTGGCGATCGCATGCGCGGGATCAATCAACTACCCCAACTAGAGTCAGCCACAGCCTTTGAACTATTACAGTTGGTAGTTAAAGATCGCCACCCACGGATACGCTACGCCGCCATTAGTAAAATGGATAGCTTCGGGGGTGAGAATTTAGATGCTTCCTTAGAATTATTGCGCGATCGCTTGCTCAACGATCCAGAACCAGACGTACAGGCTGTCGCCGCCGACGCACTAGCTGCTTTGAAATTGACTTCAGCCTTTCCCGATTTAGCACAGGTTTACCACCAAAGTCCAGAATGGTTAGTTCAGTTTAGTATTATTGCCGCTTTAGGGGAAATGGGCGATCCGAGAGGTTTTGATTTATTGAGTGAGGCTATCTCCTCTGATAATGAACTGATCAAAACTGCTGCGTTAGCATCTTTAGGAGAACTAGGCGATCCTCGTGGCGTAGCTTTACTAATTCCCCTAGCTAGCGATCCAGATTGGCAAATCCGTTTCCGTGTGGCTCAATCTCTCTCACGCTTGGGTGGTGAAGAAGGTCGTGCTACTCTGAACACTTTGGCTCAAGA
- a CDS encoding pentapeptide repeat-containing protein — protein MKRTLLTSATLLTLINLPIVVLAENAAHTSQLLSTKQCEQCQLSSAGLVMAELSGAKLAGSDLTRANLSRANLTGADLRGAKLTGASLYGANLVGADLTGADLTAVDLRGAYLYNAKMVGVDLSTAYMEGAIGVPNQSGTAEDFYRWAAIEGQKGNYEVAIERYNQALALKPQLAGAYLGRGLARYRLGDEPGATQDAKIAGQIFKEQQNQPGYQASQDFVKALEIAKQPEKERKSGSSFVNVLGGIASMLLQFLL, from the coding sequence ATGAAAAGAACCCTGTTGACCTCAGCTACCCTATTAACCCTAATTAATCTACCAATTGTCGTTTTAGCTGAAAATGCGGCACATACCAGTCAATTACTATCTACAAAACAGTGTGAGCAATGCCAACTCAGTAGTGCTGGCTTAGTGATGGCAGAACTATCCGGGGCTAAATTAGCAGGTTCTGACTTAACTCGTGCTAACCTAAGTCGGGCGAACCTCACTGGTGCAGACCTAAGAGGTGCTAAACTAACAGGCGCTTCTTTATATGGAGCTAATCTAGTTGGCGCAGATTTGACAGGTGCAGACTTAACTGCTGTGGATTTGCGAGGGGCGTATCTTTATAATGCCAAGATGGTTGGTGTTGACCTAAGTACAGCTTACATGGAAGGAGCTATAGGCGTTCCCAATCAATCTGGAACTGCGGAAGATTTTTACAGATGGGCCGCAATTGAAGGGCAAAAAGGTAATTATGAGGTAGCAATTGAACGCTACAATCAGGCTTTAGCCCTCAAACCACAGTTAGCTGGGGCTTATTTGGGTAGAGGATTAGCCCGATATCGCTTGGGAGATGAACCAGGGGCGACTCAAGATGCGAAGATAGCTGGGCAAATTTTTAAGGAGCAACAAAATCAACCTGGCTATCAAGCATCACAAGATTTTGTTAAAGCGTTAGAGATAGCTAAGCAACCAGAGAAAGAGCGGAAAAGTGGCTCTAGTTTTGTCAATGTTTTAGGTGGAATTGCGAGTATGTTACTGCAATTTCTTTTATAA